Below is a window of Tolypothrix bouteillei VB521301 DNA.
AGTGACCCGCGATCGCGCTCCGACAGCCTGTAGAGGCTTGCTGTTTCAAGCATCTTCACTCTCATTCCCAGGCAAAACCTGGGAATGACCGCATGAAGGCTCTGTCTCACGACTCTGTAACAAATTCTGTAACATTGGCACCATTTCACTAAATTTCAGTTTATATCTAGAACAGCCATCTAAGAGAAATCCCGGTTATAGCGGGTAATGCTGTTTAAAGATATACGCGATTATCAAATTCTTTTTCTCACCTTGTTCTTAATTCTTGGAATTGGAGCAAGAGACTGGACATTACAACCTCAGTTAATTCTAGTAGCAATCGTCACTTGTATATCCATACAATGGCTGTTGTCATCGATTGTTAATCATTTGTCAATAGTTCGGGACAAAGAACAAACCATAAGTCTTCGCAGTGCTGTCATTACTTCCCTCGGGCTTAGCCTGTTGTTAAGGGCTGACCATTGGACAACAATGGCTTTCGCTGCAGCAAGCGCTATTGCTAGCAAATTTGTTTTTAAAGTTGACGGCAAACATTTCTTTAACCCCGCTAACTTTGGTATCATCTCTGCCTTAGCATTAACTCCTGATGCATGGGTTTCGCCAGGACAGTGGGGGGAAGACTGGTGGTATGGGCTGCTATTTGCTGGAACCGGAGGCATGATTCTCAAGCGAGTTGGACGTTGGGATACGACAACAGCTTTTCTAGGTACCTACGCTGGGTTAGAAGCGATTCGCAATATTTGGCTGGGCTGGACTTGGGATGTTTTTTTGCACCGACTCACGAGCGGCTCGTTGCTTCTTTTTGCCCTGTTTATGATAACAGACCCTCGCTCAATTCCCAATGCAAAAACCGGGCGCATAATTTGGGCTGTGTGTATTGCGTTATT
It encodes the following:
- a CDS encoding RnfABCDGE type electron transport complex subunit D, coding for MLFKDIRDYQILFLTLFLILGIGARDWTLQPQLILVAIVTCISIQWLLSSIVNHLSIVRDKEQTISLRSAVITSLGLSLLLRADHWTTMAFAAASAIASKFVFKVDGKHFFNPANFGIISALALTPDAWVSPGQWGEDWWYGLLFAGTGGMILKRVGRWDTTTAFLGTYAGLEAIRNIWLGWTWDVFLHRLTSGSLLLFALFMITDPRSIPNAKTGRIIWAVCIALLTFLLRNYFYISTAVFWALFAIAPLTILTDILWSAPRFSWLMERKVNG